In one Candidatus Delongbacteria bacterium genomic region, the following are encoded:
- a CDS encoding MBL fold metallo-hydrolase, translating to MKIFILTIVVFILFSFIAILVSSCTKMGVKPDKKSISDLSFSDNYNIDKKQFQNRRPELVDDMRKRLMNFTSIMKFLFADKPDDTKPKNLPVIKPDFVDFMNTNDQIKAIWLGHSSFILNISGKVILVDPVFSTSASPVNFMVKRFIEPVAKLEDLPDVDVILISHDHYDHLDMEVVKFYKDKDNIFITPLGIGSYLKGWGITDDRIFETDWWGTVSYNGLNFVATPAQHFSGRGLSSNVTLWASWIIQKGKSKIFYSGDSGYDIHFKQIGNMFGPFDVAFIECGQYNEKWREVHMLPEESIMAFEDLNARKLFPVHWGMFELSSHSWNEPIMKVYEASIAKNFELVAPMIGEVVNLENTYEVTKWWEVPSLATEEELIIQR from the coding sequence ATGAAAATATTTATTTTGACAATTGTAGTTTTTATTCTTTTTTCTTTCATAGCAATTTTGGTAAGTAGTTGTACTAAAATGGGTGTGAAACCTGATAAGAAGTCTATTAGTGATCTAAGTTTTTCTGATAATTATAACATTGATAAAAAACAATTTCAGAACAGAAGGCCAGAACTTGTTGATGATATGAGAAAAAGACTAATGAATTTCACAAGCATAATGAAATTTCTATTTGCTGACAAACCAGATGACACTAAACCAAAAAATCTTCCAGTAATAAAACCTGATTTTGTTGATTTCATGAACACAAATGATCAAATAAAAGCTATTTGGCTTGGTCATTCAAGTTTCATATTAAATATAAGTGGAAAAGTGATTCTCGTAGATCCTGTATTTTCTACCTCTGCATCACCAGTAAATTTTATGGTCAAACGATTTATTGAACCAGTCGCTAAATTGGAGGATCTACCAGATGTAGATGTGATTCTCATTTCTCATGATCATTATGATCATCTAGATATGGAAGTCGTTAAATTCTACAAAGATAAAGATAATATCTTTATCACTCCTCTTGGAATTGGAAGTTATTTGAAGGGTTGGGGTATTACTGATGATAGGATTTTTGAAACTGATTGGTGGGGTACTGTTTCATATAATGGTTTGAATTTCGTGGCAACGCCTGCACAACATTTCTCAGGAAGAGGATTAAGCTCAAATGTTACATTATGGGCTTCTTGGATTATTCAAAAAGGAAAATCAAAAATTTTTTACAGCGGTGATTCTGGTTATGATATTCATTTTAAGCAAATTGGAAATATGTTTGGTCCATTTGATGTAGCATTTATAGAATGTGGACAATACAATGAAAAATGGAGGGAAGTTCATATGCTTCCAGAAGAATCAATTATGGCTTTTGAAGATCTTAATGCTAGAAAATTGTTCCCAGTTCACTGGGGGATGTTTGAACTTTCCAGCCATAGTTGGAATGAGCCAATAATGAAAGTATATGAAGCTTCAATTGCTAAGAATTTTGAACTTGTTGCACCGATGATTGGCGAAGTGGTAAATTTAGAGAATACATATGAAGTTACTAAATGGTGGGAAGTGCCTTCTTTGGCAACAGAAGAGGAGTTAATTATCCAGAGATAA
- the rplS gene encoding 50S ribosomal protein L19 produces the protein MNKVDTYTTEQVRTDIPHFHSGDTLDVYLKVTEGTKERIQVFSGVVIQVKGSGVSKTFTVRKISNGVGVERIFPMNSPKIEKVVRVKEGRVRRARIYYLRDLRGKAARIKEVRRPQN, from the coding sequence ATGAATAAGGTTGATACATACACAACCGAGCAGGTTAGAACTGACATACCTCATTTCCACTCTGGTGATACACTTGATGTTTATCTAAAAGTGACTGAAGGTACAAAAGAAAGAATCCAGGTTTTCTCTGGTGTTGTTATTCAGGTTAAAGGTTCAGGCGTTTCTAAGACTTTTACTGTTAGAAAAATTTCTAATGGTGTTGGTGTTGAAAGAATCTTCCCTATGAATTCTCCAAAGATTGAAAAAGTTGTGAGAGTTAAAGAAGGTAGAGTTAGAAGAGCTAGAATCTACTATCTTAGAGACCTTAGAGGTAAAGCTGCTAGAATCAAAGAAGTTAGAAGACCTCAAAACTAG
- the rpsP gene encoding 30S ribosomal protein S16, producing the protein MVKLRLARLGRKKRPFYRVVAVDSRDRRDGAVIDKIGTYNPVCGASEVQTVIDHEKAIKWLLTGAQPSETVKSLFSTEGIMLKYDMIKRIKREFVDNKWKAVRDENGNLVRKFTDEEVEKAFTEWQKVQVAKKERIIAKKENKLSKKAKAKLAKESEGK; encoded by the coding sequence TTGGTTAAACTCAGACTAGCAAGATTGGGTAGAAAGAAAAGACCTTTCTACAGAGTTGTTGCAGTAGACTCAAGAGACAGAAGAGACGGTGCTGTTATTGACAAAATCGGTACATACAATCCTGTATGTGGAGCTTCTGAAGTTCAAACTGTAATTGATCATGAAAAAGCTATCAAGTGGCTTCTTACTGGTGCTCAACCAAGTGAAACAGTTAAATCTCTTTTTAGCACTGAAGGTATCATGCTCAAGTATGATATGATTAAAAGAATCAAAAGAGAATTTGTGGACAACAAATGGAAAGCTGTTAGAGACGAGAATGGTAATCTTGTAAGAAAGTTTACTGATGAAGAAGTTGAAAAAGCATTCACTGAGTGGCAAAAAGTTCAAGTAGCTAAAAAAGAAAGAATTATCGCTAAAAAAGAGAATAAACTTTCTAAAAAAGCTAAAGCAAAACTTGCGAAAGAATCTGAAGGTAAATAA
- the rimM gene encoding 16S rRNA processing protein RimM produces the protein MITNPDEFICVGVLGKTYGNKGKLNVVSMTSFPERFSEMKTLFLTKDSAIPKNVDVENFEFVSGKICVKISGIDTMSEAEKLTGYRIMIHNSEKFELPEDYTYIDDLIGCQVEDNGNNIGEIIDVEDMGTNDIYVVSLNGEIYRIPVISEFVKEIIPEKKLVKVELIPGMLPDES, from the coding sequence ATGATCACTAATCCAGATGAATTCATATGCGTTGGTGTTTTGGGTAAAACTTATGGTAACAAGGGAAAACTTAACGTTGTTTCCATGACATCTTTTCCGGAAAGATTTTCTGAAATGAAAACCCTCTTTCTTACAAAAGATTCAGCTATACCCAAAAACGTTGATGTAGAAAATTTTGAATTTGTTAGTGGTAAAATTTGTGTAAAAATTTCCGGTATAGATACTATGAGTGAAGCTGAAAAGCTTACTGGTTATAGAATCATGATCCATAATTCAGAAAAATTTGAACTCCCTGAGGATTATACATATATCGACGATTTGATTGGATGTCAAGTTGAAGATAATGGTAACAATATTGGTGAGATCATTGATGTTGAAGATATGGGAACAAATGATATCTATGTAGTCAGTTTAAATGGTGAAATTTATAGAATTCCGGTTATCAGCGAATTTGTTAAAGAGATTATCCCCGAGAAAAAGTTAGTTAAAGTCGAACTAATTCCGGGAATGTTACCTGATGAAAGTTGA
- the trmD gene encoding tRNA (guanosine(37)-N1)-methyltransferase TrmD codes for MMKVDIISAVPQMLDSLLYNSILQRGIDRKIIEIVVHNLRDWTTDKHKIIDDTPYGGGPGMILKADIVSKAIRDLRKSNSLVIYTSPRGKTFNQNLAREMSTYEHLIILCGHYKGMDERAMKSVDMEISVGDYILSGGEIPATLICDAVLRLVPGVMSDIESANGDSFENILLDCAYYTRPYDFEGEKVPDILCSGNHKEIEKWRLQDSIEITKSRRPDLYELYKMSLKNKNS; via the coding sequence CTGATGAAAGTTGATATTATCTCTGCTGTTCCGCAAATGCTGGACAGTTTGCTGTACAATTCCATATTGCAGAGAGGAATTGACAGAAAGATCATTGAAATAGTAGTTCATAACCTAAGAGACTGGACAACAGATAAGCATAAAATTATCGATGACACACCTTATGGTGGTGGTCCTGGAATGATTTTGAAAGCAGATATTGTTTCAAAAGCGATTAGAGATTTAAGAAAAAGTAACTCTCTGGTGATATATACATCTCCAAGAGGTAAGACTTTTAATCAAAACCTAGCTAGAGAAATGTCCACTTACGAACATTTAATTATTTTATGCGGACATTACAAAGGAATGGATGAAAGAGCTATGAAGTCTGTAGATATGGAAATATCTGTAGGTGATTATATTCTTTCAGGTGGGGAAATCCCTGCTACATTAATTTGCGATGCAGTACTAAGGTTAGTTCCTGGTGTTATGAGCGATATAGAGTCCGCTAACGGAGATTCTTTTGAAAATATACTTTTAGATTGTGCGTATTATACAAGACCGTATGATTTTGAAGGTGAAAAAGTTCCGGATATACTCTGCAGCGGAAATCATAAAGAGATTGAGAAATGGAGACTTCAGGATTCCATAGAAATTACGAAATCCAGAAGACCTGATCTTTATGAACTCTATAAGATGAGTTTAAAAAATAAAAATAGTTAG
- the ffh gene encoding signal recognition particle protein, translating into MFEDLSNKLEGVFKRIKGQHRISESNVKEALREVRVALLEADVNFIVVKNFIKRVTEKAVGTEVLSKVAPGQQIIKIINDELIAILGGESNEITFSKSGPTILMMAGLQGSGKTTHTAKIATFIRKKYKKKPLMVAADIYRPAAIDQLITLGKQLSIPVFSDGVKDVVDIAKGALQYANENKLDFIIIDTAGRLHIDDDMMNELVRLKEFVNPTEILFVADSMIGQDAVTTAKEFHDRLNFDGIILTKMDGDARGGAALSIKEVTGKPIKFIGMGEKLDQLEIFHPDRLAQRILGMGDILTLVEKAQDNIDEKEAERLALKLQKEDFTFDDFKSQIQQIKKMGSIKSILKLMPGIGNKVEGLDIDENAFIKIEAIINSMTKRERAKPSILNGSRKLRIAKGSGRSVQEVNQLLKQFDQMNKMMRQFRKIGFGKLAGKMFGQGGMPF; encoded by the coding sequence ATGTTTGAAGATCTAAGTAATAAACTAGAAGGTGTTTTTAAAAGAATCAAGGGTCAACACAGAATAAGTGAGAGCAATGTAAAAGAAGCCCTTCGTGAAGTAAGAGTTGCTCTACTGGAAGCTGACGTTAACTTTATTGTAGTAAAAAACTTCATCAAAAGAGTAACCGAAAAAGCTGTTGGTACAGAAGTATTATCCAAAGTCGCTCCTGGTCAGCAAATTATTAAAATAATTAATGACGAACTGATTGCGATACTGGGAGGAGAATCAAACGAAATTACTTTTTCAAAAAGTGGTCCAACAATACTTATGATGGCAGGTCTTCAAGGTTCAGGAAAGACAACCCATACAGCGAAAATTGCTACATTTATCAGAAAAAAATATAAGAAGAAGCCTTTGATGGTAGCTGCGGATATTTACAGACCTGCAGCCATTGACCAATTGATTACATTGGGGAAACAATTAAGTATTCCAGTTTTCAGTGATGGAGTTAAAGATGTGGTTGATATTGCTAAAGGTGCTCTTCAGTACGCGAACGAAAATAAATTAGATTTCATTATCATAGATACTGCTGGTCGTCTTCATATCGATGATGATATGATGAATGAACTAGTAAGATTAAAAGAGTTTGTCAATCCTACTGAGATTCTTTTCGTAGCAGACAGTATGATTGGTCAAGATGCCGTTACTACTGCTAAAGAGTTTCATGATCGCTTAAATTTTGATGGAATAATTCTGACAAAAATGGATGGCGATGCTAGAGGTGGTGCTGCTTTATCAATTAAAGAAGTCACTGGAAAACCTATAAAATTTATCGGTATGGGAGAGAAATTAGATCAACTTGAGATCTTTCACCCAGACAGATTAGCTCAAAGAATTCTTGGAATGGGTGATATTCTCACTCTTGTAGAAAAAGCACAGGACAATATAGACGAAAAAGAAGCTGAAAGACTTGCCTTAAAACTTCAAAAGGAAGATTTTACATTTGATGATTTCAAATCTCAAATTCAGCAGATAAAAAAAATGGGTTCTATTAAATCCATATTAAAACTTATGCCAGGCATTGGAAACAAAGTTGAAGGACTCGATATTGATGAGAATGCATTTATAAAGATTGAAGCAATCATCAATTCTATGACAAAAAGAGAAAGAGCAAAACCTTCAATATTAAATGGATCTAGGAAACTAAGAATTGCAAAAGGAAGTGGTAGATCTGTGCAAGAAGTAAACCAGCTTTTAAAGCAATTCGATCAAATGAATAAAATGATGAGACAATTTAGAAAGATAGGTTTTGGAAAATTGGCCGGTAAAATGTTCGGTCAAGGTGGAATGCCATTTTAA